The following proteins are encoded in a genomic region of Williamwhitmania taraxaci:
- a CDS encoding endonuclease/exonuclease/phosphatase family protein, with the protein MVRYLRYSLLILVMIGLIIVGFFAITEYRPKPIEIVQVNVLSDTIKTDTLTIITWNIGYAGLGKNMDFFFDGGKMVRGTKEDAISNLSTIETFLQKFHGDFIFIQEIDKNSTRSYGVDQVASLEASMPNFNTAFCLNYNSIYVPVPITENYGKVISGLMTLSKATPKNASRIALGSRYPWPRRLFMPKRAMLETRFLLSNGKELVLLNTHCEAYDSGSLRRVEMQHIKEIATTEYKKGNTVIIGGDWNQNPPGISTSSTKYFNPIQIPQNYAPTNWTWAFQTQPTNRYLYEPYCEGNTSTTIIDYFLLSPNAKPLSVNRIDLGFKNSDHNPIVMKFMLYNNAD; encoded by the coding sequence ATGGTGCGCTACCTCCGTTACTCTCTCCTAATTCTAGTAATGATCGGCCTCATAATTGTAGGTTTTTTTGCAATTACTGAATATCGTCCGAAACCGATTGAAATAGTTCAAGTCAACGTTTTATCTGACACCATTAAAACCGATACGCTAACCATCATAACGTGGAATATAGGTTATGCTGGTCTGGGCAAAAACATGGACTTCTTTTTCGATGGAGGCAAAATGGTTAGGGGAACCAAGGAAGATGCCATCAGCAATCTTAGCACAATCGAAACATTTCTTCAAAAATTCCATGGCGATTTTATTTTTATTCAAGAAATAGACAAAAACTCGACGCGCTCGTATGGAGTCGACCAGGTTGCATCATTGGAAGCATCAATGCCAAACTTCAATACAGCCTTTTGCCTTAACTACAATTCGATTTATGTGCCAGTCCCAATTACAGAAAACTACGGCAAGGTAATTTCGGGTTTAATGACACTCTCTAAGGCAACGCCAAAAAACGCGTCCCGTATCGCGCTGGGAAGTCGTTACCCCTGGCCCCGAAGATTATTCATGCCAAAGCGCGCCATGCTCGAAACCCGATTTTTGCTCTCCAATGGAAAAGAGTTGGTATTGCTGAATACCCACTGTGAGGCTTATGACAGTGGTAGCCTGCGCCGTGTTGAGATGCAGCATATCAAAGAAATAGCCACGACGGAATACAAAAAAGGAAACACTGTGATTATTGGAGGCGATTGGAACCAAAACCCGCCAGGGATTTCAACCTCAAGCACTAAGTATTTCAATCCAATACAAATACCACAAAACTACGCACCAACAAATTGGACCTGGGCCTTTCAAACTCAACCCACCAACCGCTACCTCTACGAACCTTACTGTGAAGGAAATACATCAACAACGATTATTGATTATTTCCTCCTATCCCCCAATGCAAAACCTCTATCTGTCAATCGAATAGACTTGGGGTTTAAAAATAGTGACCACAATCCCATAGTGATGAAATTTATGCTTTACAACAACGCTGACTAA